A single window of Caldicellulosiruptor bescii DSM 6725 DNA harbors:
- a CDS encoding DUF7768 domain-containing protein, which yields MQNFRLKVYICSPYRDNPEENRQKALQYCRKAFDEGYLPIAPHVYFPQFLDENTEREQGLEMALQLLLECQELWVFGPEITEGMKREIEFAKKFKIPIKCFYFRKVEEVKEILKGSVVQDAQK from the coding sequence GTGCAAAACTTCAGACTGAAAGTATATATCTGCTCCCCATACAGAGATAACCCGGAAGAAAACAGACAAAAAGCTCTGCAATATTGCAGAAAAGCTTTTGACGAAGGTTATCTGCCTATCGCTCCACATGTGTATTTTCCCCAGTTTTTGGATGAGAACACAGAAAGAGAACAGGGTTTGGAAATGGCTTTGCAGTTGCTTCTGGAATGCCAGGAGCTCTGGGTGTTTGGACCTGAAATAACAGAAGGCATGAAAAGAGAAATAGAGTTTGCGAAAAAGTTCAAGATACCAATCAAATGTTTCTATTTCAGGAAAGTGGAAGAGGTCAAAGAAATCCTAAAAGGGAGTGTTGTGCAGGATGCGCAGAAATGA
- a CDS encoding RusA family crossover junction endodeoxyribonuclease, which yields MAYFKIEIQTKPVPKARPRLGANGRMYTPKETREFEELIGWTTRSVVRKPIEKPVKVNIDVYSKTRADFDNIAKAILDGLSGVAFIDDRQVVDLRIRKLTPVNCEKIVISIREARSVLKCKTSD from the coding sequence GTGGCGTATTTTAAAATCGAAATTCAAACAAAACCTGTGCCGAAAGCCCGTCCCAGACTGGGTGCAAACGGCAGGATGTATACACCGAAAGAAACAAGAGAATTCGAAGAACTCATTGGCTGGACTACAAGAAGTGTTGTTAGAAAACCTATTGAAAAACCTGTAAAGGTTAATATCGACGTGTATTCAAAGACGAGAGCAGATTTTGATAACATAGCAAAAGCTATTCTGGATGGGCTTAGTGGCGTGGCATTCATTGACGACAGACAGGTTGTAGACCTGCGAATCAGAAAATTAACACCGGTAAATTGTGAAAAAATTGTAATCAGTATTAGAGAAGCAAGGAGTGTTTTAAAGTGCAAAACTTCAGACTGA
- a CDS encoding metal-dependent hydrolase: protein MRGYTHLAFALAAASSIQVLAHRSALSLEVAVAGISALLPDIDHPDSLLGRKIKPISWLINKLLGHRTITHSLDFAIGLCVVVLLSSNFSYWAWMFVLGYMSHLILDSLTLSGIKLSMLRQNSTIGFKLVKTGGVEDTAIFIVCLLILSFLITKHA, encoded by the coding sequence ATGAGAGGCTATACCCACTTGGCTTTTGCCCTTGCAGCAGCCAGCAGTATACAAGTGCTTGCCCACAGGAGTGCTTTGTCTCTCGAAGTAGCAGTGGCAGGAATATCAGCACTCCTGCCTGATATAGACCATCCAGATTCGCTACTGGGAAGGAAAATAAAACCAATTTCATGGCTTATAAACAAACTGCTTGGGCACAGGACAATTACACATAGCCTTGATTTTGCGATTGGTCTTTGTGTAGTTGTGCTTTTAAGCTCCAATTTTAGCTACTGGGCGTGGATGTTTGTGCTGGGGTATATGTCCCACCTGATACTGGACAGTCTAACACTCAGCGGTATAAAACTTTCTATGCTTCGACAAAATTCGACAATTGGCTTTAAACTTGTTAAAACAGGCGGAGTTGAGGATACCGCAATCTTTATCGTTTGCTTGCTCATTTTGAGTTTTCTCATAACAAAACATGCCTGA
- a CDS encoding HD-GYP domain-containing protein produces MQKALNLLLQNMSEKNATLLTHSLNVAKLCTIIAKNLGMDEEFYYTAGLLHDVGKLLVPNALWDKSIAISREELEIFKNHSKWGAELLKMLGLNEFSVIALLHHQDTSDLPLPVQIVAAADKYEAMTSLWRQYKKPVSHKEAIDELWNMGIFQPTVIEALAIAQMELITKKEN; encoded by the coding sequence ATGCAAAAAGCACTGAATCTGCTTTTGCAAAACATGAGCGAGAAAAACGCAACACTACTTACTCATTCGCTGAACGTTGCAAAACTGTGCACTATAATAGCAAAAAATCTGGGAATGGACGAAGAATTTTATTATACCGCTGGACTTTTGCACGATGTCGGGAAACTGCTTGTCCCCAATGCGCTTTGGGATAAGTCCATTGCAATAAGCAGAGAAGAGTTAGAAATTTTCAAAAACCACAGCAAATGGGGAGCAGAACTTCTAAAAATGCTGGGTTTAAATGAATTTTCTGTGATTGCACTGCTCCACCATCAGGATACATCTGATTTGCCACTACCTGTGCAAATCGTAGCTGCTGCTGATAAATATGAAGCTATGACAAGCCTTTGGCGACAGTATAAAAAACCAGTTTCCCACAAAGAAGCAATTGATGAACTGTGGAATATGGGTATATTCCAGCCAACAGTCATAGAAGCTCTTGCTATTGCTCAGATGGAACTCATAACAAAAAAGGAGAACTAA
- a CDS encoding single-stranded DNA-binding protein, which produces MNECTFFGRLTKDPEVFTTQSGNKLVRITIAMDRTVKGEKRTQFIPCIAFGKNAELLEQHYKKGREILVKARAENARGKTKDGVEYPTFRFVIERFWFAGSKLKQQHEQTAVAETVESEISEDELEKELEEFFEEDQNFEPPVENGVIPAEEDLPF; this is translated from the coding sequence ATGAACGAATGCACATTTTTTGGAAGGCTAACAAAAGACCCTGAAGTCTTTACAACACAGAGTGGTAACAAACTTGTCAGGATAACAATTGCTATGGACAGAACAGTCAAGGGAGAGAAAAGGACTCAATTTATCCCATGCATAGCTTTTGGAAAGAATGCAGAACTACTTGAGCAGCACTACAAAAAGGGACGTGAAATTTTGGTCAAAGCAAGAGCTGAAAATGCAAGAGGAAAAACAAAAGATGGTGTGGAATATCCCACTTTCAGGTTTGTGATTGAGCGTTTCTGGTTTGCAGGTTCTAAACTTAAGCAGCAGCATGAACAGACTGCAGTAGCAGAAACAGTAGAATCCGAAATTTCTGAGGATGAACTGGAAAAGGAACTGGAAGAGTTCTTTGAAGAAGACCAAAACTTTGAACCACCAGTAGAAAACGGTGTTATCCCAGCAGAAGAAGATCTGCCATTCTAA
- a CDS encoding type II secretion system F family protein — protein sequence MKITLKPLKIKKYVKRFEKNQKAKDIIEKLDRQIKTVFGVDVEIQSLKRTLFGFAVQDVYDFISIVFTFFLISCLLFALYTRISILFGLIFLPSVTAMPIAVLSIRTKKFKNQFKQDLLDTIETMIQGFKCGLVVEQVLEYISESQENLVTPFIREINLRLLAGQSLKEASLKVSQKTLCSEFEKMCRIFNLRSVTISHISEALSMLAQNIYEEQKTEIETLADKLNVRFTLIMLVGYVIPFLILVTYPLVMMMTKYSFFGGS from the coding sequence GTGAAAATCACGCTCAAACCACTGAAAATTAAGAAATACGTAAAAAGGTTTGAGAAAAACCAAAAAGCAAAAGATATTATAGAAAAGCTTGACAGGCAAATAAAAACTGTATTTGGAGTGGACGTTGAAATACAGAGTTTGAAGCGAACACTATTTGGGTTTGCGGTGCAAGACGTTTACGATTTCATTTCAATTGTCTTTACGTTCTTTTTAATTTCTTGTTTGCTTTTTGCATTGTATACGAGGATAAGTATTTTGTTTGGGCTTATTTTTCTGCCATCAGTAACGGCAATGCCGATTGCGGTTTTAAGTATAAGAACAAAAAAATTTAAAAATCAATTTAAACAGGATTTGCTTGATACAATAGAAACAATGATACAGGGATTCAAGTGTGGGCTTGTGGTTGAACAGGTTCTTGAGTACATTTCTGAGTCCCAAGAAAATTTGGTAACACCATTTATAAGAGAAATAAATTTAAGACTTCTGGCAGGACAGAGTCTTAAAGAAGCAAGTCTGAAAGTAAGCCAAAAGACTCTGTGTAGCGAATTTGAAAAGATGTGCAGGATATTTAACTTGCGCTCTGTTACAATTTCACATATATCCGAAGCTCTTTCTATGCTCGCACAAAACATATACGAAGAACAGAAAACAGAAATAGAAACACTTGCAGATAAGCTAAATGTCAGGTTTACTTTGATTATGCTTGTAGGTTATGTAATTCCATTTTTGATACTTGTAACATATCCGCTTGTTATGATGATGACAAAATACAGCTTTTTTGGAGGGAGCTAA
- a CDS encoding type II secretion system F family protein codes for MLSLLLGIITFFVLFLFLAYYEEKVYEIRKKLSRQLIRPDESLQKYTFFGFLGDIYDRIDRQLKSAEVKISTDDFIMYYLYFAVFCFVLAVILNQLTYFVVLIVSSFIVIKIILDYMSTSKRFRFEQRFGEFTQNVAIMLKGTPNLMAVLFQAKEEEQDLRLRKEIETILSEVQSGTTLEQALKNFKERNNFSNIVSTWVDSVIFANLSGASISDVCMNASRKINDKLSRARLIRKKTARLKSVMIAIVSIILITLGMVLFLFPEAKESYSTAGGKIILAFVLSLVIASTYYMLKTADDVAKR; via the coding sequence TTGCTAAGTCTACTTTTAGGAATCATAACCTTTTTCGTTCTCTTTCTGTTTTTAGCGTACTATGAAGAAAAGGTGTATGAAATCCGTAAAAAGCTTTCAAGACAGCTAATAAGACCTGATGAGAGTTTACAGAAGTATACTTTTTTTGGGTTTCTTGGTGATATATACGACAGGATTGACAGACAACTCAAGAGCGCAGAAGTAAAAATCTCAACCGACGATTTTATAATGTACTACCTGTACTTTGCAGTTTTTTGTTTTGTACTTGCAGTGATTTTAAATCAGCTAACATACTTTGTAGTTTTAATTGTAAGTTCTTTCATAGTGATAAAAATTATTCTTGACTATATGTCTACAAGCAAGAGGTTCAGGTTTGAACAGAGGTTCGGGGAGTTTACACAAAATGTTGCAATAATGCTGAAAGGAACACCAAACTTAATGGCTGTGCTTTTTCAAGCTAAGGAAGAAGAGCAAGACTTGAGACTTAGAAAGGAAATCGAAACAATTTTAAGTGAAGTACAGTCAGGAACCACTTTAGAGCAGGCACTGAAAAACTTTAAAGAGAGGAACAACTTTTCGAATATAGTCAGCACGTGGGTTGACAGCGTAATATTTGCAAATTTGTCGGGTGCGTCGATTTCAGATGTCTGTATGAATGCATCAAGAAAAATAAACGATAAGCTCTCCCGTGCAAGACTTATAAGAAAGAAAACAGCAAGACTCAAAAGTGTAATGATTGCAATAGTTAGTATAATTTTAATTACCCTTGGCATGGTTTTATTTCTCTTCCCAGAAGCCAAAGAAAGTTATTCAACTGCTGGCGGGAAAATAATCCTTGCGTTTGTGCTTTCTTTAGTTATTGCAAGCACGTACTACATGCTCAAAACTGCAGATGACGTAGCAAAGAGGTGA
- a CDS encoding CpaF family protein — protein MGLLERIKSHSSEEFSTYDELLTYVRNKVLSSSLDVAGNLDLLKELTKQYVDKYYAENYLGLAQQHIYDYVYNMLFGLGPIEKLLKSPDVTEIYVMGTKIYYIENGLRKELEEKYPNEAETQRVIEKIAATARQTINIQNPDIDCELYDGSRALLVIPPESVQPYITIRKHTSKLKTLEELRSGYINFEDWMIDYFKNAVRSRKNIVAVGQTNAGKTTFLNALTYYIQTNHVVAVLEDTHEVELPLRYVYYFKTREGNEELRPITWSDIILNCLRANPDRIFITEIRTPEAAYGFLDALNSGHRGSLTTIHAGSTYLALQKLEMKLKEFNPNLDVRNMRILISSTIDVLVFLDIAEDETGNILGRVIKEIAELKGLNSDGTYKLDYVYKYEQQEKR, from the coding sequence ATGGGACTTTTAGAGAGAATAAAAAGTCATTCTTCAGAAGAATTTTCAACATATGACGAACTTTTAACATATGTCAGAAACAAAGTTCTGAGTAGCAGTCTGGATGTTGCAGGTAACCTTGACCTTTTAAAAGAGTTAACAAAACAATACGTCGATAAGTACTATGCAGAAAACTATTTAGGACTTGCACAGCAGCATATTTACGATTATGTTTACAATATGTTATTTGGACTCGGACCAATCGAAAAGCTTTTAAAGTCCCCAGATGTAACTGAAATATACGTGATGGGGACAAAGATATACTATATAGAAAACGGACTCAGAAAAGAGTTAGAGGAAAAGTACCCAAACGAGGCTGAAACACAGCGCGTTATCGAAAAGATAGCAGCAACAGCAAGACAAACAATAAACATTCAAAACCCTGACATTGACTGTGAGCTTTACGATGGTTCAAGAGCGTTGTTAGTCATTCCCCCAGAAAGCGTTCAACCCTATATCACTATCAGAAAACACACATCAAAATTAAAAACTCTTGAAGAGCTAAGAAGCGGTTATATAAACTTTGAAGACTGGATGATAGACTACTTTAAAAATGCTGTGCGCAGCAGAAAAAATATAGTGGCAGTAGGTCAAACTAACGCTGGCAAAACTACTTTTTTAAACGCTCTGACATATTACATTCAAACAAATCACGTTGTTGCAGTGCTGGAAGACACCCACGAGGTCGAACTTCCTTTGAGGTACGTTTATTATTTCAAAACAAGAGAAGGAAACGAAGAACTAAGACCTATAACGTGGAGCGACATAATACTAAATTGCCTCAGAGCAAACCCCGACAGAATATTTATAACAGAAATACGAACCCCGGAAGCAGCGTATGGTTTTCTGGACGCACTGAACTCTGGACACAGGGGAAGTCTCACAACCATACATGCAGGGTCAACTTACCTTGCTCTGCAAAAGCTTGAAATGAAATTAAAAGAGTTCAATCCCAACCTAGATGTTCGTAACATGAGGATTTTAATTTCAAGTACAATAGACGTATTAGTATTTTTGGACATTGCAGAAGATGAAACTGGAAACATTCTGGGAAGAGTTATTAAAGAAATCGCAGAGCTAAAAGGGCTGAATAGCGATGGGACTTACAAGCTTGATTATGTATACAAGTACGAACAACAGGAAAAGAGGTGA
- a CDS encoding ParA family protein, which translates to MLISIFSPKGGVGKTTVTLALAESLSKNHRVLALELDFSPGDFISLLPSLDPKKNILTYKHDILSAVQRPQGKNFDVVVGGYPGEDRYIKREDITRCVEILKFKYEYVIVDIQPGIVELVVDVLQQSDKVLVVAEENFITPVARINALLDWVQVNNLSDLRNFVFIRNKVTNKELVYIDKVKHSLKLVHDVPFYKKLKGYDDKRLQKNIRKLAGVLQNGTFRENKKSFFRRIFNI; encoded by the coding sequence ATGCTCATTTCGATATTCAGTCCCAAAGGTGGCGTAGGGAAGACCACAGTAACCCTTGCTCTTGCTGAATCACTCTCAAAAAATCACAGGGTTTTAGCTTTAGAACTTGATTTTTCGCCGGGCGATTTTATATCACTACTTCCCTCGCTTGACCCTAAGAAAAATATTCTGACATACAAACACGACATTCTGTCAGCAGTACAAAGACCACAGGGGAAAAACTTTGATGTTGTAGTAGGGGGATATCCGGGTGAAGACAGGTATATTAAAAGAGAAGACATTACAAGGTGCGTGGAGATTTTAAAGTTCAAGTATGAATATGTTATTGTCGACATACAACCGGGTATTGTTGAGCTTGTAGTAGACGTTTTGCAGCAGTCAGACAAGGTACTTGTTGTGGCAGAAGAGAATTTTATAACCCCTGTGGCAAGAATAAACGCTCTTTTGGACTGGGTGCAGGTAAATAACCTTAGCGATCTTAGAAATTTTGTTTTTATACGCAACAAAGTTACGAACAAAGAACTTGTATATATTGACAAAGTAAAGCATTCGTTAAAACTTGTGCATGACGTGCCGTTTTACAAAAAACTCAAAGGATATGACGACAAAAGACTTCAAAAGAATATAAGAAAGCTTGCGGGGGTGTTGCAAAATGGGACTTTTAGAGAGAATAAAAAGTCATTCTTCAGAAGAATTTTCAACATATGA
- a CDS encoding CpaB family protein, which produces MKNRVIKLAVIPAVLVALLSYIFISRQTNMIQIPVAKNLIHQGEIINDNDITFLKLPSYALPRGVIKEKEKLVGKRAGVTRVAGDFFYDDVIKTVYVQVYEDETLICVNIPEPLTQFITEGTKLIIATTSTSNSGVPPFAVEDAEVVSLLSKTTNNMVSGSNTRYAIVKVKKDQAVQLAYALKNGDYTVVIQKQ; this is translated from the coding sequence ATGAAAAACAGGGTGATAAAACTTGCTGTGATACCTGCTGTGCTTGTTGCACTGCTTTCATACATTTTTATTTCAAGGCAGACAAATATGATTCAAATACCTGTTGCAAAAAACTTGATTCATCAGGGGGAGATAATAAACGACAATGATATAACTTTTCTAAAACTTCCGTCGTATGCACTGCCACGGGGTGTAATTAAAGAAAAAGAAAAGCTTGTTGGCAAACGTGCAGGTGTAACAAGAGTTGCGGGTGATTTTTTCTATGATGATGTAATAAAAACCGTATATGTGCAGGTTTATGAAGATGAGACGCTGATTTGTGTAAACATCCCAGAACCGCTTACCCAGTTTATAACAGAAGGAACAAAGCTAATAATCGCAACAACATCTACATCAAACTCTGGAGTACCACCATTTGCTGTAGAAGACGCAGAAGTTGTATCGCTTCTGTCAAAGACAACAAACAATATGGTGAGCGGTTCAAACACAAGATATGCAATTGTAAAAGTAAAAAAAGACCAGGCAGTACAACTTGCGTATGCTCTAAAAAACGGGGATTATACTGTTGTCATCCAGAAGCAGTAA
- a CDS encoding prepilin peptidase — MSKVILSVLLILILSFAAVYDFKKREIPNIAVVLLLFVAAVKVILNRNFGNVIIFAIYTLFLLATYFFSEKRGIYLLGEGDIKLLSALSLYFGFDFLKVLLLTCISGFVAGFIAGIVNKTYLETYVPLAPFVFAASIIVEVVKKWCS, encoded by the coding sequence ATGAGTAAAGTTATACTTTCTGTACTGCTGATATTAATACTTTCATTTGCAGCAGTATATGATTTTAAAAAGCGTGAAATACCAAATATTGCAGTGGTGCTTTTGCTTTTTGTTGCAGCAGTTAAAGTTATTCTAAACAGGAACTTTGGCAATGTAATTATATTTGCGATATATACTCTTTTCCTTCTTGCAACATACTTTTTTTCAGAAAAGAGAGGCATATATCTACTGGGAGAAGGGGATATAAAACTTTTATCAGCACTTTCATTATATTTTGGGTTTGATTTTTTAAAGGTTTTGCTTCTCACATGTATATCTGGATTTGTAGCAGGATTTATAGCAGGCATTGTGAACAAGACATATCTCGAAACATATGTTCCACTTGCACCGTTTGTTTTTGCAGCAAGTATTATTGTTGAGGTGGTTAAAAAATGGTGCTCATAA
- a CDS encoding AAA family ATPase, whose protein sequence is MGKIISIFSPKGGVGKTTLTLALAEVLQKEGKTLVIEFDFSPGDFTTLLDVDKNKNIEVACVHGLLSSIQKPQNKEYFVVAGGFPEVHEKIDPKQLKKIINEAQNEFDFVLFDIQPGLVERAVDVLNASDRVIVIVENNQQVILRFARIIRYLSTRMVLSKIFVVVNKANKGQKICLPEDITGEVIPWCGRLQEPWDKKIVFHTEKLKQKLFEHEFTDTQKLIGFMNETLKKYNIENTQPKEVESEVIYIMTGIQSLDDLLKNKFADFVTEDIAKSKIQVLVCEDKQKIDEAAEINGFKIVLTSPEFEKYAYEKGFEYVFAGAIEIPKITHAIEDLISRTTAEPERKLIKELKSEQIENPEQVVEPEQIEEKPDEDSFSNPVEDSEEELFAQDLKQEVKNIEEKSTSTEQTENMQDVEVFISNLSSAVTQLISTEVSMFLKEHSKNMKDNQKLKQEITKLLEENQKLKERMAELEEKLKKLSKIKELITSLAGGLLDE, encoded by the coding sequence ATGGGGAAAATAATTTCGATATTCAGTCCAAAAGGTGGTGTGGGGAAGACAACTCTGACACTGGCACTTGCAGAGGTTTTGCAAAAAGAAGGTAAAACACTTGTTATAGAGTTTGACTTTTCACCGGGAGATTTTACGACTTTGCTTGATGTTGACAAGAACAAAAACATAGAAGTAGCCTGTGTGCATGGATTGTTATCTAGCATTCAAAAACCACAGAACAAAGAATATTTTGTTGTTGCAGGCGGTTTTCCTGAAGTTCATGAGAAGATAGATCCAAAACAACTTAAAAAGATTATCAATGAAGCTCAAAATGAATTTGATTTTGTGCTTTTTGATATTCAGCCAGGGCTTGTTGAAAGAGCTGTTGATGTGTTAAATGCAAGTGACAGGGTGATTGTAATAGTAGAAAACAATCAACAGGTTATTTTGAGGTTTGCAAGAATCATAAGATATCTTTCAACGAGGATGGTTCTTTCGAAAATTTTTGTTGTGGTAAACAAAGCAAATAAAGGACAAAAAATTTGTCTGCCAGAAGATATAACAGGGGAAGTAATCCCGTGGTGTGGCAGACTCCAAGAACCGTGGGATAAAAAAATCGTTTTTCACACAGAAAAACTGAAACAAAAACTATTCGAACATGAGTTTACAGATACACAAAAGCTAATTGGTTTTATGAATGAAACGCTCAAAAAATACAATATTGAAAATACACAGCCAAAAGAGGTGGAAAGCGAAGTGATATATATCATGACAGGAATACAGAGCCTTGATGACCTTCTCAAGAACAAGTTTGCAGATTTTGTAACAGAGGATATTGCAAAATCAAAAATACAGGTTCTGGTGTGTGAAGATAAGCAAAAGATAGATGAAGCAGCAGAAATCAATGGTTTTAAGATAGTTTTAACATCTCCTGAGTTTGAGAAGTACGCATACGAAAAAGGGTTTGAATATGTATTTGCAGGTGCAATTGAAATTCCTAAAATTACACATGCAATAGAAGATTTAATTTCGAGAACGACAGCAGAACCTGAAAGAAAATTGATTAAAGAATTGAAAAGTGAACAGATAGAAAATCCAGAACAGGTAGTTGAACCAGAACAGATAGAAGAAAAACCCGACGAAGATTCATTTTCCAACCCAGTAGAAGATTCAGAAGAAGAACTTTTTGCTCAAGATTTGAAGCAGGAAGTTAAAAACATAGAAGAAAAAAGTACTTCGACAGAACAAACAGAAAATATGCAGGATGTAGAAGTTTTTATTTCAAATCTATCTTCTGCCGTCACTCAGCTAATATCTACAGAGGTTAGTATGTTTTTAAAAGAACACAGCAAGAACATGAAAGATAATCAAAAGTTAAAACAGGAAATAACAAAGCTACTGGAGGAAAATCAGAAATTAAAAGAAAGAATGGCAGAGCTTGAGGAAAAACTCAAGAAACTGAGCAAAATAAAAGAACTCATAACAAGTTTGGCAGGTGGTTTGTTGGATGAGTAA
- a CDS encoding Athe_2463 domain-containing protein, which produces MSLKSRFQRAVAFLATALLLFSLCFVHQSVTADVGKYGDPDTKKVPADTIKNFLTPVALYKIEHGIGGYGKKIEVDEKTGKETLYYVFPLNRELSALHNGLPIYGSPEDIKANFDYSERPGFKEDPNGAYWAVKQGDIYVPAKPNTPDAVRGWFRYAGVSDFGLPLTEIRFPPDVSYRAVTNKVKILRDPWNDSIARDISEVARAYYEGNKPNNLDQMFETWLRDYMYTDMKGQTLRDALLQAGLNPDNYGELKHYVMPVTNQSGEAAAVVLILQYPDRQIVYRTYERVERNNPYNFTLTTIPGSGVPVSSKISYKAKIKFDRNVIYTKYHPTVSREAIDSKRHSYVKIDVRIWDIGYYRKVPIYEKKTEYDDEDNPYTAVVLKGYNLEFVPATEVRYKDPYARVVRYRNAGIRYEYPYKIENLQVGSNSISYTVYFMFEKAGRSNPNEESYITAINYNSSTDSKIFFPFEVKIDNQSFEVNTLVKDNVPINTFTATLVDPPGPDRTKIYRVLHLREKRTENCVLTTNGQLSFTAQVSYLNATPQIGIFRTSDASLTWSIERNIYPQ; this is translated from the coding sequence ATGAGTTTAAAATCAAGATTTCAAAGAGCTGTTGCTTTTTTGGCAACAGCTCTACTTCTGTTTTCTTTATGTTTTGTGCATCAAAGTGTAACAGCAGATGTAGGGAAGTACGGCGACCCAGACACAAAAAAAGTACCAGCGGATACAATCAAGAATTTTTTGACCCCTGTAGCTCTGTATAAGATTGAACACGGTATAGGTGGATATGGAAAGAAGATAGAGGTAGACGAAAAAACTGGCAAAGAAACGCTTTACTACGTATTTCCCCTTAACAGAGAGCTATCAGCTCTGCACAACGGACTTCCCATATACGGTTCACCAGAAGACATAAAAGCAAACTTTGACTATTCAGAAAGACCTGGTTTTAAAGAAGACCCAAACGGAGCATACTGGGCGGTGAAACAGGGGGATATATACGTTCCTGCAAAACCGAACACTCCTGACGCTGTTCGTGGATGGTTCAGATACGCAGGGGTGTCTGACTTTGGTTTGCCTCTTACAGAAATAAGATTTCCGCCAGATGTGTCTTACAGAGCTGTAACGAATAAAGTCAAAATCTTAAGAGATCCGTGGAACGACTCGATTGCTAGAGACATAAGCGAAGTCGCACGAGCGTATTATGAAGGGAACAAACCAAATAACTTAGACCAGATGTTTGAAACATGGCTCAGAGACTATATGTATACTGATATGAAAGGACAGACACTCAGAGATGCACTTTTGCAGGCAGGTCTCAACCCTGATAACTATGGAGAACTCAAACATTATGTCATGCCAGTAACAAACCAGAGTGGAGAGGCAGCGGCTGTTGTTTTGATACTGCAGTATCCGGACAGACAAATAGTTTACAGAACTTATGAAAGAGTAGAAAGAAACAATCCATATAATTTTACGTTGACCACAATCCCCGGCTCAGGTGTTCCTGTATCAAGCAAAATTTCATACAAAGCTAAAATCAAATTTGACAGGAATGTTATCTATACAAAATACCATCCCACAGTGTCAAGAGAAGCAATAGACTCAAAACGACATTCGTATGTGAAGATAGATGTCAGGATCTGGGATATTGGGTATTACAGAAAAGTTCCTATTTATGAAAAGAAAACAGAATATGATGATGAAGACAACCCTTACACTGCAGTGGTATTAAAAGGTTACAATCTTGAGTTTGTACCTGCGACAGAAGTCAGATACAAAGACCCATATGCAAGAGTTGTAAGGTACAGAAATGCAGGAATTAGATACGAATACCCTTACAAAATTGAAAATCTACAAGTTGGTTCAAACTCTATAAGTTACACAGTATATTTCATGTTTGAAAAAGCAGGAAGGTCAAACCCAAATGAAGAATCATATATTACGGCTATAAACTATAATTCATCAACAGACAGCAAAATATTTTTCCCGTTTGAAGTAAAAATAGACAATCAGTCATTTGAGGTCAACACACTTGTAAAAGACAACGTGCCCATAAACACGTTCACAGCCACTTTAGTAGACCCACCCGGCCCTGACAGAACAAAGATATACAGAGTACTGCACTTAAGAGAAAAGAGAACAGAGAACTGTGTGCTGACAACTAACGGGCAGTTGAGCTTTACTGCACAAGTAAGTTACTTAAATGCAACACCCCAGATTGGTATTTTTAGAACAAGCGACGCAAGCCTTACATGGTCTATTGAGAGAAATATATATCCGCAGTAG